Below is a genomic region from Nitrospirota bacterium.
GGTATTGAAAATACAATTGAGGCAGGCGTAAGCCCTGGATTTAATATTATATTCGGCAATATAGGTGACAGCAGGGAAAGCTTAAATAAGGGGGTTGAGTTTTTATTAAAATATGACGATGGAGCTCAACTGAGAACTATCAGGCCTGTGACTCCTTATCCGGGCTCGCCGCTTTATTACTATGCTATTGAAAAGGGGCTTCTTAAGGGTATTGAGGATTTCTATGAAAACAAGCATATTAATTCAGACCTGCCGACTGTAAATTTTACGGATATGAGTGATGAAGAATTTTGCCGTTGCCTGTTAGATGCAAACACACGATTGCTTAATAACTATTTTCAGAAAAAAATATCAACTGCTTTAGAGCAGGCCAGAAGGCTATACCTTGAAAGAGACGCTCAATTCAGAGGTTTTCGCCAGACCTGATAACTTTATCCTGAGAGCAAAGTAACGCACACTTCTTTAATTATGACTAATCCCGAAGTCAGCAATGACAGTATAAATAAGATTGTAAATATCAGTGATAATGACGACAGGTCGCCATTAGTAGATAAGATAGATGAGATAGTCAGCGACCTTGCAGCCAAAATATTCGATCGGATTAAAGAGCGAGTTGTATATAAAGATTTTTCAGCAGCAATCGGCAGCGATAAGATACCGTTTTATTTTCAGGGACGGGTAAGAGCGGAAATAAAACCCTACATTATAAAGATGCTGGAAAATAGAAGCGTATATATACCTGAAAAACATATTTTCCTGTTGCTAAGAGAACTTTTAGAGTCATACGGAATTACTATGGAGAAACATTCAAATTTATCAGGGATTCTTGAGCTCGGCTCTCTATCTATAAGAGAATTTTTTAAAAGGAAGAGGCTATTGATTGCAAATATCTGGAACAGGCTGTGGCACGATCGCACATTTAAGGGTGCGTATGAGACCAATCCCATGATAGGTGTTTATCTTTCTGAAGGTATTGACACAGGGAAGAAATCCGATATACACTGGCTTCCTCAAAGCCATATAGAACCCGATAGGGTTTTGCTGTTTATACATGAAAATTCTCTTGAAAAAAAGTATGGCTTATTTGTCAGGCCAAATAAGCCCCTGCTAAAAGAATTAAAGGCATCGCCATTCAGATGGGTTTTTATCCCACAAAAGATGTTGACAGGTATGTATAAAGGTGTATGGGCGCCAAAGAAGATAAAGCTTCCCAAATGGGTACATGCATTAGATGAAAAAGTATCGGATGGGCTTGATAAGTGGATTTTTAATATTTGTAAAGAACTGCTGTGTGAAATTGATTTTTGGAAGTCTTTTCTTGAGGAATTTAACGTAAAGATTCTCTACTATTCAGGAGAAGGTTCTACAACGGTTATCGCTCAAGGCATAGCATTTGATGTTTTAGGAGAGAAAAGCGGGTTTACAGTTGGCAAGCAGCGTTCAGACATCGGACATTCATTAAGAGTATTAACGGCATATCATACTAAGGATGTAGTATTTACATGGAACAGCAGGAATCCGGAATATTTCAGGCAGCCGTATAATAGAGTTTGTTCGCAGATAGTGGCCGGGCATCCGAATGACGCAAATTTTTTACAGCATGATGGAGAAATGAAAAAAACTAAGGAACTATTTAAGAGAAACGGAGCTGCTTTTATAATTGCTTTATTTGATAGCGGGCATGGGAGTCAATATCACTATAATTTTTCATCTGCTGAAATGGAGATGGTGTATACACGATTTTTAAACTGGGTGTTAGAGGAAAATACACTTGGCCTGGCAATCAAATCAAAGAAACCATATATTTTAGAAACACTGCCTAATATACGTTCCCTATTGAAAAGCGCAGAAGAGACGGGACGGTGTATCCGGCTTCCATTTAGTTATTTCCCTTCTACTACTGCCCAGATAGCAGATATGGTTGTGGGTTTAAGCATATCTACTGCCGCGACAGAGGCAGTTATTGCCGGGAGTAGAGGCATCCATTATCACAGTAAATTTCCACGGACACATGAATATTACAAGTGGGGATATGGGAAATTAGTTTTTGACGATTTAGATTTGATGATGAAGGCCCTTAAGGGATATAAAGCCGATAAAAGTTCTAATCCCGAATTGGGCGATTGGACGCCCTATCTTGATCTCATTGACCCCTTCAGAGACGGCAGGGCAGGCGAACGGATGGGGACATACTTTAAGTGGTGTCTTGAAGGCTTTGACGCGGGGCTAAATCGAAATGATGTAATAAAGCAGGCAAATGAAAAGTATGCTTCCAGATGGGGAGACGATAAGGTTATAAAAGCTGCAGATATATGGACAAAGTCAATATAACAATTATCGGAGCCGGCGTGGTCGGTTTGGCTATTGCTGCAGAATTATCAAGACAATATACGGATATTGTCGTTCTTGAGCAGCATGGTCAATTTGGACAGGAGATAAGCAGCCGTAACAGTGAAGTGATTCATTCAGGCATCTATTATCCGCCGCATTTTTTGAAAACTAAATTATGTGTAGAAGGAAGAAATCTCTTGTATGAGTTTTGCGATAAGTTTGCAGTGCCATATTCAAAGATAGGAAAGCTTATTGTAGCTTCAGAACAATCAGAAATAGATCACTTGTATGAACTTTACCAAAAAGGGTTGCAGAATGGCGTAACCGGTTTAACTCTGATTGAAAAAAAAGAAATTAATACAATGGAACCATCCTTAAATGCCCTATCCGCTATTCATAGTTCAGAGACGGGAATTATTGATTCACATTCTTTGATGAAAAGACTTCATGATGATGCAACATCAAACGGTGTATTGTTTTCTTTCAACAGTAAGGTCAATTTTATTCAAAAAGAACGGAAGGGTTTTGTTATTGGTATTGAAGATGATGACTTCAAGGTTATGTCGGCAATGGTTATAAACTCAGCCGGACTTGCATCCGATCGTGTAGCGGCACTGTCAGGCATCGATATTGATACAAACGGCTACCGCATAGAATACTGCAAGGGGTCATATTTTTCCTATTCCAAGCCTTCTCCTGTCCGGCGGCTTGTATACCCTCTGCCAAACAGCAACCTTTCAGGCTTGGGAGTTCATGCGACATTAGATCTCAGTGGGCGTTTGCGTTTTGGCCCGGATGCGGAATACATAGACAGTATTGACTATAAGGTTAAACAGGACAAGCGCGATGTATTCTATCAAAGCGCAGCAAAGATAATTAATGGTCTTGATAAGAATGCTTTTATTCCAGACATGGCAGGAATTCGTCCGAAAATTAAGGGAGACGGATTGAACGATTTTATTATAAAGCACGAAATA
It encodes:
- a CDS encoding NAD(P)/FAD-dependent oxidoreductase, whose translation is MDKVNITIIGAGVVGLAIAAELSRQYTDIVVLEQHGQFGQEISSRNSEVIHSGIYYPPHFLKTKLCVEGRNLLYEFCDKFAVPYSKIGKLIVASEQSEIDHLYELYQKGLQNGVTGLTLIEKKEINTMEPSLNALSAIHSSETGIIDSHSLMKRLHDDATSNGVLFSFNSKVNFIQKERKGFVIGIEDDDFKVMSAMVINSAGLASDRVAALSGIDIDTNGYRIEYCKGSYFSYSKPSPVRRLVYPLPNSNLSGLGVHATLDLSGRLRFGPDAEYIDSIDYKVKQDKRDVFYQSAAKIINGLDKNAFIPDMAGIRPKIKGDGLNDFIIKHEIDKGLEGLISLVGIESPGLTACLSIAKHVHNTVERFLN